A section of the Asticcacaulis sp. EMRT-3 genome encodes:
- the secA gene encoding preprotein translocase subunit SecA: protein MLALAKMLFGSSNDRKVRGYMSRVQKINALEPKYKAMSDEELRGQTVLFRERLEKGATLDSLMDEAFGVAREASWRAIGQRHYDVQLVGGMILHKGGIAEMRTGEGKTLVATAPVYLNALAGKGVHLITVNDYLAKRDAEWMGRVYRFLGLTTGVIVNGLSQTQRKQAYNADVTYGTNNEFGFDYLRDNLAYTRQEMVQRGHNFAIVDEVDSILIDEARTPLIISGPTEDRSELYKILNTTILELIKDPDMFELDEKQRQVLLSELGSERLEEMLEAGGHLAEDSAGLYDPVNISLVHHANQALRANTLYTPNKDYIVKDGEIILIDEFTGRMMTGRRLSEGLHQAIEAREHVEIQPENQTLASVTIQNYFRMYDKLSGMTGTAATEAQEFGDIYEMDVLEIPTNRPIQRIDDNDEVYRTEKEKFAAIAAQVAWCYVKGQPILVGTASIEKSDELSHFLKTYNYKVEQSRTLKPQFANADKKDILKAGEDAYDIVWKTGKGIPHNVLNARFHEQESEIVADAGVPGAVTIATNMAGRGTDIQLGGNVDMRVQKWLAEQEAAGVEVSQEALLTKRGEIEAQIKDLKLKSLELGGLFVLGTERHESRRIDNQLRGRTGRQGDPGRSKFFLSCEDDLMRIFAGDKLNSMMKTLGVEDGEAITSPLLNGAIATAQKRVEARNYEIRKNLLKYDDVVNDQRKAVFEQRQEFMDTDDLSELIAEFRSDTIHELVERHLPPKAYAEQWDIDGLQEQVLSLTGLDLPLHDWAAEEGIANDEFEERLQKAAADKMDERLKLLGDEQMKALEKQFLLQMIDMHWREHLMHLDHLRAVIGLRGYGQRDPLNEYKTEAFTMFEALLVNLRQSVTRWLMTMEIRFQPPEEAPPPIPDAISRRRQFQEVHLDPLTGQNERAARLTDDLDSEQRAALPHSVLPGGWENTPRNALCPCGSGKKFKHCHGVLV from the coding sequence ATGCTGGCTCTCGCCAAAATGCTTTTCGGCTCCTCGAATGACCGCAAGGTGCGCGGCTATATGTCCCGCGTCCAGAAGATCAACGCGCTGGAGCCCAAATACAAGGCGATGAGCGATGAGGAACTGCGCGGCCAGACCGTTTTGTTCCGCGAACGCCTCGAAAAGGGCGCTACGCTCGATTCGCTGATGGACGAAGCCTTCGGCGTGGCGCGTGAGGCCTCGTGGCGCGCCATCGGACAGCGTCACTATGATGTTCAGCTCGTCGGCGGCATGATCCTGCACAAGGGCGGCATCGCCGAAATGCGCACCGGTGAAGGCAAGACGCTGGTGGCCACCGCGCCCGTCTATCTCAATGCCCTGGCCGGCAAAGGCGTCCACCTGATCACGGTCAATGACTATCTGGCCAAGCGCGACGCCGAATGGATGGGCCGCGTCTATCGCTTCCTCGGCCTGACCACCGGCGTGATCGTTAACGGCCTGTCGCAGACCCAGCGCAAGCAGGCCTATAATGCCGATGTCACCTACGGCACCAATAATGAATTCGGTTTCGATTACCTGCGCGACAATCTGGCCTATACACGTCAGGAAATGGTGCAGCGCGGCCACAATTTTGCGATCGTCGATGAAGTCGATTCGATCCTGATCGACGAGGCGCGCACGCCTCTGATCATTTCGGGCCCCACCGAAGACCGCTCGGAGCTGTACAAGATCCTCAACACCACGATCCTTGAGCTGATCAAGGATCCCGACATGTTCGAACTGGACGAGAAACAGCGCCAGGTACTGTTGTCGGAACTGGGTTCGGAGCGGCTTGAAGAAATGCTCGAAGCCGGAGGCCACCTGGCCGAGGATTCAGCCGGGCTCTATGATCCGGTCAATATCTCGCTGGTTCACCACGCCAATCAGGCCCTGCGCGCCAATACGCTCTACACGCCCAATAAGGACTATATCGTCAAGGACGGCGAAATCATCCTGATCGACGAATTCACCGGCCGCATGATGACCGGACGCCGCCTGTCGGAAGGCCTGCACCAGGCCATCGAAGCACGCGAGCACGTCGAGATTCAGCCGGAAAACCAGACGCTGGCCTCGGTCACCATCCAGAACTATTTCCGCATGTACGACAAGCTGTCGGGCATGACCGGCACGGCGGCCACTGAGGCGCAGGAATTCGGCGACATCTACGAGATGGACGTGCTGGAAATCCCGACCAACCGCCCGATCCAGCGCATCGACGACAATGACGAGGTGTATCGCACCGAAAAGGAAAAGTTCGCCGCCATCGCCGCCCAGGTCGCCTGGTGTTACGTCAAGGGCCAGCCGATTCTGGTCGGCACCGCCTCGATCGAGAAATCCGACGAGCTGTCGCACTTCCTCAAGACCTATAATTACAAGGTCGAGCAGTCGCGCACCCTGAAACCGCAATTCGCCAATGCCGACAAGAAGGATATTCTGAAGGCCGGCGAAGACGCCTATGACATCGTCTGGAAAACCGGCAAGGGTATTCCGCACAATGTTTTGAATGCGCGCTTCCACGAACAGGAATCGGAAATCGTCGCCGATGCCGGTGTGCCGGGCGCCGTCACCATCGCCACCAATATGGCCGGTCGCGGCACCGACATTCAGTTGGGCGGCAATGTCGATATGCGCGTGCAAAAATGGCTGGCCGAACAGGAGGCGGCGGGCGTCGAGGTTTCGCAGGAGGCCCTGCTGACCAAGCGCGGCGAAATCGAAGCCCAGATCAAGGACCTCAAGCTGAAATCGCTCGAACTGGGCGGGCTGTTCGTGCTCGGCACCGAGCGCCACGAAAGCCGCCGTATCGACAACCAGTTGCGCGGCCGTACTGGCCGTCAGGGCGACCCCGGCCGTTCGAAATTCTTCCTGTCGTGCGAAGACGACCTGATGCGCATCTTCGCGGGTGACAAGCTCAATTCGATGATGAAGACGCTGGGCGTCGAGGACGGCGAGGCCATCACCTCGCCCCTGCTCAACGGTGCCATTGCCACCGCGCAAAAGCGCGTCGAAGCCCGCAATTATGAAATCCGCAAGAACCTGCTCAAATACGATGATGTGGTCAATGACCAGCGCAAGGCCGTCTTCGAGCAGCGCCAGGAATTCATGGATACCGACGATCTGTCCGAACTGATCGCCGAATTCCGCAGCGACACCATCCACGAACTGGTCGAGCGCCACCTGCCGCCCAAGGCCTATGCCGAACAGTGGGACATTGACGGCCTTCAGGAACAGGTTCTGTCCCTGACCGGCCTCGACCTGCCTTTGCACGACTGGGCCGCCGAAGAAGGCATCGCCAATGACGAGTTCGAGGAGCGTCTGCAAAAGGCCGCCGCCGACAAGATGGACGAACGCCTGAAACTGCTCGGTGACGAGCAGATGAAGGCGCTCGAAAAGCAGTTCCTGCTGCAAATGATCGACATGCACTGGCGCGAACACCTGATGCACCTCGATCATCTGCGCGCCGTGATCGGCCTGCGCGGCTATGGCCAGCGCGATCCGCTCAATGAATACAAGACCGAAGCCTTTACCATGTTCGAGGCCCTGCTGGTCAATCTGCGCCAGTCGGTGACGCGCTGGCTGATGACGATGGAAATCCGCTTCCAGCCGCCGGAAGAGGCTCCGCCGCCGATTCCCGACGCCATTTCGCGCCGCCGCCAGTTCCAGGAAGTGCATCTCGATCCGCTGACCGGCCAGAACGAACGCGCCGCCAGGCTGACCGACGATCTCGATTCCGAGCAGCGCGCCGCCTTACCGCATTCGGTCTTGCCCGGCGGCTGGGAAAATACGCCGCGCAACGCCTTGTGTCCCTGCGGTTCCGGCAAGAAATTCAAGCATTGCCACGGCGTACTGGTCTAA
- a CDS encoding peptidylprolyl isomerase gives MTNSPRIGARTVLPLLAIMVCLVACGKTATGPEHPPEAGDVAVARLNGHTIWTSDVRNEAIAQGAIGQGEPLDITSDLFSRTLEEVIDQRLLADDAVKQGIDRSIVAQRRLQAARDRILGDMLVENTIDRDIDDKAIKAQYDEQVRLAKTSNEIRARIMVLKTKADAQAALQQVQGGAGFEALAMEKSVDQATRFNGGDMGYFTEDMMPASYKSVLTTAKVGDTVGPVQVDNGWAIFRVEERRPEQVPTLDQERPIIMRYLVYNQVAGLLNNLRNHARVERLIAGPSNPADDPPPATASDDSANSAGDSEAQASTAASSAAPPVKAAPSPAAVPEVLKVDPLPPGHHYFAPPKLKK, from the coding sequence ATGACGAACAGCCCGCGCATCGGCGCCCGCACAGTTTTGCCTCTGCTGGCGATCATGGTGTGCCTGGTGGCCTGCGGTAAAACCGCCACCGGGCCCGAGCATCCGCCCGAAGCCGGTGATGTGGCCGTGGCGCGCCTCAACGGCCATACCATCTGGACATCGGATGTGCGCAATGAGGCCATAGCGCAGGGCGCCATCGGTCAGGGCGAACCGCTCGACATCACCTCTGATCTGTTTTCGCGCACGCTCGAAGAGGTGATCGATCAGCGCCTGCTGGCCGATGACGCCGTGAAACAGGGGATCGACAGATCGATCGTCGCCCAGCGCCGCTTACAGGCCGCGCGCGACCGCATTCTGGGTGACATGCTGGTGGAAAACACCATCGACCGTGACATCGACGACAAGGCGATCAAGGCGCAATATGACGAACAGGTGCGGCTGGCCAAGACCTCCAATGAAATCCGCGCCCGCATCATGGTGCTGAAAACCAAGGCCGACGCCCAGGCCGCCTTGCAGCAGGTGCAGGGTGGCGCAGGCTTTGAAGCCCTGGCCATGGAAAAATCGGTCGATCAGGCCACGCGCTTCAATGGCGGCGATATGGGCTATTTCACCGAGGACATGATGCCGGCCAGCTATAAATCCGTGCTGACCACGGCCAAGGTGGGCGATACGGTGGGGCCGGTGCAGGTCGATAATGGCTGGGCCATTTTCCGCGTCGAGGAGCGCCGCCCCGAACAGGTGCCGACGCTCGATCAGGAACGCCCGATCATCATGCGTTACCTCGTCTATAATCAGGTGGCCGGGCTGCTGAACAATCTGCGCAACCATGCCAGGGTCGAACGCCTGATCGCCGGGCCGTCAAATCCTGCCGATGATCCGCCGCCTGCCACCGCTTCGGATGATTCGGCCAATTCCGCCGGTGACAGCGAAGCACAGGCTTCGACGGCAGCATCGTCTGCCGCGCCACCTGTGAAGGCTGCGCCGTCACCGGCGGCTGTGCCGGAAGTGCTGAAAGTCGATCCCCTGCCGCCCGGCCATCATTATTTCGCGCCGCCCAAGCTGAAGAAGTAG
- the argJ gene encoding bifunctional glutamate N-acetyltransferase/amino-acid acetyltransferase ArgJ: protein MTKPPASQTPSTPAKNRAAQGLERALDPLTSAIKRAVQPVADLAANLTPGHAEPVAPGKPGLAISPLAVPLPSMPPVGGVRLATARAGFYKHDRKDTLLMTFAEGTTCAGVFTRHTIGSAPVDWCKKQLEANDGHDIRALVVNAGCANAFTGKAGADAARRTASALSRRIDCRQRDILLASTGVIGVVLDDAKIAARIPQLEADQRADAWAEAAATIMTTDTFAKGASETAEIDGVTVRINGIAKGSGMIAPDMATMLAFIATDATLSPGVLQSLLALFTRTTFNSVTVDGDTSTNDTCLLFATGAAGAVRISRAGDKRLADFKAKLEKVMHNLATQLVRDGEGATKFVKVNVTGASSPASARRIAKSIAESPLVKTALAGEDANWGRIVMAVGKTEEPVERERLAIRFGDLVAAEQGAVSRTYDEAAMSAYMKNPELEISVDVGVGRASAHVYTCDLTHGYISINGDYRS, encoded by the coding sequence ATGACCAAGCCGCCCGCATCCCAAACCCCTTCGACTCCGGCCAAAAACCGTGCGGCGCAAGGGCTGGAGCGTGCGCTTGATCCCTTGACCAGTGCCATCAAGCGCGCCGTGCAGCCGGTGGCCGATCTGGCCGCCAACCTGACGCCGGGACACGCTGAACCGGTCGCGCCGGGCAAGCCGGGTCTGGCTATCTCGCCGCTGGCCGTGCCCCTGCCGTCCATGCCGCCGGTGGGCGGGGTGCGGCTGGCCACGGCGCGCGCCGGTTTTTACAAGCATGACCGCAAGGACACGCTGTTGATGACCTTTGCCGAGGGTACGACCTGCGCCGGCGTCTTTACGCGCCACACGATTGGCTCGGCACCCGTTGACTGGTGTAAGAAGCAGCTTGAGGCCAATGACGGCCATGACATCCGCGCCCTGGTTGTCAATGCCGGTTGCGCCAATGCCTTTACCGGCAAGGCCGGGGCCGACGCCGCCCGCCGCACGGCCTCGGCCCTGTCGCGGCGCATCGATTGCCGTCAGCGCGACATCTTACTGGCCTCGACAGGCGTGATCGGCGTGGTGCTGGATGATGCGAAAATCGCCGCCCGGATCCCGCAGCTTGAAGCCGATCAGCGCGCCGATGCCTGGGCCGAGGCTGCCGCCACCATCATGACCACCGACACCTTCGCCAAGGGCGCTTCGGAAACCGCCGAGATCGACGGTGTGACGGTGCGCATCAATGGTATCGCCAAGGGTTCGGGCATGATCGCGCCCGACATGGCCACCATGCTGGCCTTCATCGCCACCGACGCCACCCTGTCGCCCGGCGTGCTGCAATCCCTGCTGGCCCTGTTCACGCGCACCACCTTCAATTCGGTGACGGTGGACGGCGACACCTCGACCAACGACACCTGCCTGCTGTTCGCCACCGGGGCGGCGGGGGCGGTCAGGATTTCGCGCGCCGGTGATAAGCGGCTGGCCGATTTCAAGGCCAAGCTCGAAAAGGTGATGCACAATCTGGCCACGCAACTGGTGCGCGATGGCGAAGGTGCCACCAAGTTCGTCAAGGTCAATGTGACGGGTGCGTCAAGCCCCGCCTCGGCGCGCAGGATCGCCAAGTCGATCGCCGAAAGTCCGCTGGTGAAAACGGCGCTGGCCGGTGAGGACGCCAATTGGGGCCGCATCGTCATGGCGGTGGGCAAGACCGAAGAACCGGTCGAACGCGAACGCCTCGCCATCCGTTTCGGCGATCTGGTGGCTGCCGAACAAGGCGCTGTGTCGCGCACCTATGATGAGGCGGCGATGAGCGCCTATATGAAAAACCCGGAGCTGGAAATCAGCGTCGATGTTGGGGTGGGACGCGCCAGCGCCCACGTCTATACCTGCGACCTGACGCATGGCTATATCAGCATCAATGGTGATTACCGTTCCTAG
- a CDS encoding EAL domain-containing protein: MAFQPILNLANGTVFAQEALVRGTNGEGAGQVLGQVSDQNRYAFDQTCRVKAIELAAGLKFAEEGTSLSINFLPNAVYEPRACIRLTLATAMKCDFPLNRIIFEFTETEKLDTGHLLNILRSYRAMGFQTAIDDFGSGYAGLGLLSKFQPDLVKIDMELIRDIDTDGVKRTILSNSLKMLNDLNIRVICEGIETVGEFDVLRDMGVELMQGYLLGRPSVAALTPPAWPHVQSLENRCRA; encoded by the coding sequence ATGGCTTTTCAACCGATTCTCAATCTGGCGAATGGCACCGTCTTTGCTCAGGAAGCCCTGGTGCGTGGCACGAATGGCGAAGGTGCCGGACAGGTTCTGGGACAGGTATCAGACCAAAATCGTTATGCTTTTGACCAGACCTGCCGGGTAAAGGCTATCGAACTGGCTGCGGGCCTGAAGTTTGCTGAGGAAGGCACCAGTCTTTCGATCAATTTCCTGCCCAATGCCGTCTATGAACCGAGAGCCTGTATTCGCCTCACCCTGGCGACGGCGATGAAGTGTGACTTCCCGCTCAATCGCATCATCTTTGAATTTACCGAAACGGAAAAACTGGACACCGGCCACCTGCTCAATATTTTGCGCTCATACCGCGCTATGGGCTTCCAGACCGCGATTGATGATTTCGGCTCAGGCTATGCTGGCCTGGGCCTGCTGTCCAAATTTCAACCCGATCTCGTCAAGATCGACATGGAGCTGATCCGTGACATCGACACGGATGGCGTCAAGCGCACCATTCTCAGCAATAGCCTGAAAATGCTGAACGACCTGAATATCCGCGTGATTTGCGAAGGGATCGAAACGGTCGGCGAGTTTGATGTTCTGCGCGATATGGGCGTCGAACTGATGCAGGGCTACCTGCTTGGCAGACCGTCTGTTGCGGCGCTCACACCCCCCGCATGGCCCCATGTGCAAAGCCTCGAAAACCGCTGCCGCGCCTGA
- a CDS encoding NAD(P)-dependent alcohol dehydrogenase, translating to MFTCEAYAAPSASEPLAPFSIERREPTPEDVQIDILFCGVCHSDLHMARNEWGFSTYPLVPGHEIVGRVKKVGSAVTKFKEGDLVGVGCMVDSCRTCSACRDGVEQFCEQGMTQTYASPDKHTGGFTYGGYSKSITVYEGFVLKVSEKLDPAAAAPLLCAGITTWSPLRHWNVGPGKKVGIVGLGGLGHMGVKLAHALGAQVVLFTTSPSKIEDGKRLGAHEVVVSKNADEMAAHAGSFDFILDCVSAEHDLNAYLNLLKRDGAMCLVGAPENPSPVASFSLIMGRRSLAGSLIGGIAETQEMLDFCAEHNITSDVEVIDIKDINTAYERMLKSDVKYRFSIDMASLPG from the coding sequence ATGTTCACATGCGAAGCCTATGCCGCGCCCTCGGCCAGCGAGCCGCTGGCACCCTTTTCCATCGAACGCCGCGAGCCCACGCCGGAAGACGTGCAGATCGACATTCTCTTTTGCGGCGTCTGCCATTCCGATCTGCATATGGCGCGCAACGAATGGGGCTTTTCCACCTATCCGCTGGTGCCCGGCCATGAAATCGTCGGTCGCGTGAAAAAGGTCGGTTCGGCGGTGACGAAATTCAAAGAGGGCGATCTGGTCGGCGTCGGCTGTATGGTCGATTCCTGCCGAACCTGTTCGGCCTGCCGCGATGGGGTCGAGCAGTTCTGCGAACAGGGCATGACCCAGACCTATGCCTCGCCCGACAAGCACACCGGCGGCTTCACCTATGGCGGCTATTCGAAAAGCATCACGGTTTACGAAGGTTTTGTGCTGAAGGTATCGGAAAAGCTCGATCCCGCCGCCGCTGCGCCGCTTCTGTGCGCAGGCATCACCACCTGGTCGCCCTTGCGCCACTGGAATGTCGGGCCGGGCAAGAAGGTGGGGATTGTCGGCCTGGGCGGGCTTGGTCATATGGGCGTCAAGCTGGCCCATGCGCTTGGGGCGCAGGTCGTTCTGTTCACCACCTCGCCATCAAAGATCGAGGACGGCAAGCGCCTCGGCGCGCACGAGGTTGTGGTGTCGAAGAATGCCGACGAAATGGCGGCCCACGCCGGCTCGTTTGATTTTATCCTCGATTGCGTGTCCGCCGAACACGATCTCAACGCCTATCTCAACCTCCTGAAGCGCGACGGCGCCATGTGTCTGGTGGGGGCGCCGGAAAATCCCTCGCCGGTGGCGTCTTTCAGCCTGATCATGGGGCGACGTTCGCTGGCCGGGTCGCTGATCGGCGGCATTGCCGAGACGCAGGAAATGCTCGACTTCTGCGCCGAGCATAATATCACCTCCGATGTCGAGGTGATCGACATCAAGGACATCAACACCGCCTATGAGCGGATGCTGAAATCCGACGTCAAATATCGCTTCAGCATCGATATGGCGTCGTTGCCGGGCTGA
- a CDS encoding GcrA family cell cycle regulator, with protein MSWTDERVDTLKKLWQDGHSASQIAKQLGGVTRNAVIGKVHRLGLSGRAAPSQPTRPLYKPARPARTVAASPERTAAHAPAPRRTEPVISRPVTSNAPVTPYVESPGTATVLTLGAKMCKWPIGDPSTDGFSFCGRVSSEGAPYCVEHARVAYQPSQRMKKRDGGADLSRSLRRYL; from the coding sequence ATGAGCTGGACCGACGAACGGGTGGACACCCTGAAGAAGCTTTGGCAGGACGGTCATTCCGCCAGCCAGATCGCCAAGCAGCTTGGCGGCGTGACGCGCAATGCCGTGATCGGCAAGGTGCATCGCCTCGGCCTGTCGGGCCGCGCCGCGCCTTCGCAGCCGACGCGCCCGCTCTATAAACCGGCGCGTCCGGCCCGCACCGTAGCCGCCAGCCCCGAACGCACCGCCGCCCATGCGCCCGCGCCGCGCCGCACCGAGCCGGTGATCAGTCGGCCGGTGACCTCGAACGCCCCTGTCACCCCCTATGTCGAAAGCCCCGGCACGGCCACCGTGCTGACGCTCGGCGCCAAGATGTGCAAATGGCCGATAGGCGATCCTTCGACCGATGGCTTTTCCTTCTGCGGCCGGGTGTCGTCGGAAGGCGCGCCCTATTGTGTCGAACATGCCCGCGTCGCCTACCAGCCGTCGCAGCGCATGAAGAAGCGCGATGGCGGGGCCGATCTGTCGCGCTCGCTGCGCCGTTATCTCTGA
- a CDS encoding FeoA family protein, which produces MSTVMTLTELPAFTPAMVTGVRDAVQDDVISNRLRELGFVSGEPVEVVGRGPIGADPLLIRIGFTRFALRRAEASRVLVEKAA; this is translated from the coding sequence ATGAGTACCGTGATGACGCTGACCGAACTGCCCGCCTTTACGCCCGCTATGGTGACGGGCGTGCGTGACGCCGTGCAGGACGATGTCATCAGCAACCGCCTGCGCGAACTGGGCTTTGTCAGCGGTGAGCCGGTCGAGGTGGTGGGCCGCGGCCCCATCGGCGCCGATCCTTTGCTGATCCGCATCGGCTTTACGCGCTTTGCGCTGCGCCGCGCCGAGGCCAGCCGCGTTCTGGTCGAAAAGGCCGCCTGA
- a CDS encoding ferrous iron transporter B, giving the protein MDALTIALVGNPNCGKTALFNQLTGARQKVANYAGVTVERKEGVFHAPSGRRVSVLDLPGTYSLEAMGPDEIITRDICLGRRPGEVMPDLIVCVADATNLRLHLRFVLEVRRLGRPMVLALNMMDAARARGIQVDRARLEAELGVPVIETIAVKSGGTAALVAHLDRNQAGSVPALDSIADIHAEVRRILTAAVVMPTRTSKIDDRLDRVLLHPVFGLVILALVMFVIFQAVFTGATPVMDGITAGFDGLSTLVRSHMPDGLLKSFIADAMIGGLGAVIVFLPQILILFFFILSLEETGYLPRAAFLLDNLMSKAGLTGRSFIPLLSSFACAIPGIMATRSIHDVRDRLTTILIAPLMTCSARLPVYTLLIGAFIPEHMFFGFLSLRGLILFGLYLAGIFGALLVSVITMLFRADKSEHPLIMELPSYRLPNLRNLAIGLWERAQIFMRRITGIIFAANTVLWVLTTFPGKPAGAVGPAIDYSVAGMVGRFLHPLFAPIGFNWQICVALIPGMAAREVAVSALGTVYAVQGNEDTTAQQLGHLISAQWSLATALSLLAWYVFAPQCLSTLAVIRRETNSWKMVAVTAGYLFAMAYLASLVTYQLANLLMK; this is encoded by the coding sequence ATGGACGCCCTCACCATTGCTCTGGTCGGCAATCCCAATTGCGGCAAGACGGCCCTGTTCAACCAACTGACCGGCGCACGCCAGAAGGTGGCCAACTATGCCGGTGTGACGGTGGAGCGCAAGGAGGGCGTGTTTCACGCGCCTTCGGGCCGCCGTGTCTCGGTGCTTGACCTGCCCGGCACCTACAGTCTGGAAGCGATGGGGCCCGACGAGATCATCACGCGCGACATCTGCCTGGGCCGTCGTCCCGGTGAGGTCATGCCCGACCTGATCGTCTGCGTGGCCGACGCCACCAATTTGCGCCTGCACCTGCGCTTCGTGCTGGAGGTCAGGCGGCTGGGCCGCCCGATGGTGCTGGCGCTCAATATGATGGACGCGGCGCGCGCCCGTGGCATACAGGTGGATCGCGCGCGGCTGGAGGCCGAGCTGGGCGTGCCTGTCATTGAAACCATTGCCGTCAAATCGGGCGGTACGGCTGCTCTGGTGGCCCATCTCGACCGCAATCAGGCGGGTTCCGTGCCCGCGCTTGACAGTATCGCCGACATCCACGCCGAGGTGCGGCGTATCCTGACTGCCGCCGTGGTGATGCCGACGCGCACCTCAAAGATCGACGACCGGCTGGATCGCGTTCTGCTGCATCCGGTGTTTGGGCTGGTCATCCTCGCTCTGGTGATGTTCGTCATCTTTCAGGCGGTCTTCACCGGGGCCACGCCGGTGATGGACGGCATTACGGCGGGCTTTGACGGGCTGTCCACCCTGGTGCGCAGCCACATGCCCGACGGGCTGCTGAAAAGCTTTATCGCCGACGCCATGATCGGCGGTTTAGGCGCGGTGATCGTGTTTTTGCCGCAAATCCTGATCCTGTTCTTCTTCATCCTGTCGCTGGAAGAAACAGGCTATCTGCCGCGCGCGGCGTTTCTGCTTGATAATCTGATGTCGAAGGCGGGCCTGACGGGCCGCTCCTTCATTCCGCTGTTGTCGAGCTTTGCCTGCGCTATTCCCGGCATCATGGCCACGCGCTCGATCCACGATGTGCGCGACCGGCTGACCACCATCCTGATCGCGCCGCTGATGACCTGTTCGGCGCGTTTGCCAGTCTATACCCTGCTGATCGGGGCCTTTATTCCCGAACACATGTTCTTTGGCTTTTTGTCGCTGCGCGGCCTGATCCTGTTCGGCCTTTATCTGGCGGGAATCTTTGGGGCGCTGCTCGTTTCGGTCATCACCATGCTGTTCCGCGCTGACAAGAGCGAGCATCCGCTGATCATGGAACTGCCGTCTTATCGCCTGCCCAACCTGCGCAATCTGGCCATCGGCCTGTGGGAGCGGGCGCAGATCTTCATGCGGCGCATCACCGGCATTATCTTTGCTGCCAATACGGTCTTGTGGGTGCTGACCACGTTTCCGGGCAAGCCGGCGGGGGCGGTCGGGCCAGCCATCGACTATTCGGTGGCGGGCATGGTGGGGCGCTTTTTGCACCCGCTTTTTGCGCCGATCGGCTTTAACTGGCAGATCTGCGTGGCGCTGATCCCCGGCATGGCAGCGCGAGAAGTGGCGGTGTCGGCGCTCGGCACGGTCTATGCGGTGCAGGGCAATGAAGACACGACGGCGCAGCAACTGGGTCATCTGATCTCGGCGCAATGGTCGCTGGCCACGGCCCTGTCCCTGCTGGCCTGGTATGTGTTCGCGCCGCAATGTTTATCGACGCTGGCCGTCATCCGCCGCGAGACCAATTCGTGGAAGATGGTGGCGGTGACGGCGGGTTATCTGTTCGCTATGGCCTATCTGGCTTCGCTGGTCACCTATCAGCTCGCCAATCTGTTGATGAAGTGA
- a CDS encoding DUF6587 family protein, translating to MLYAVIQFVIITAVVVFSLWQLAKKLLPNTVRDVQGRMARLMDRRGLHGLAHAVQPAAAPATGCGSGCGSCKGCGLSEVKKG from the coding sequence ATGCTTTATGCCGTCATCCAGTTCGTCATCATCACCGCCGTGGTGGTGTTCAGCCTGTGGCAACTGGCGAAAAAGCTGTTGCCCAATACGGTGCGCGATGTGCAAGGCCGCATGGCGCGCCTGATGGATCGCCGGGGCCTGCATGGTCTGGCCCACGCGGTTCAGCCCGCCGCCGCCCCGGCCACGGGCTGCGGCTCAGGCTGCGGCAGTTGCAAGGGCTGTGGCTTGAGCGAGGTGAAGAAGGGGTAG